Proteins encoded by one window of Actinocorallia herbida:
- a CDS encoding indolepyruvate ferredoxin oxidoreductase family protein, with translation MTAVLSGVDALVRLLVLRRILDERDGLKTATMVSGYPGSPLGTFDLALDGLGDALTENRIVHRPGLNEELAAAIVWGSQMGAAVAYDGVDGVAGVWYGKGPGLDRSGDALKHANAMGAGPHGGAVLFCGDDPAAKSSTLACDSQYAFQDACVPVLVPGDQQDVLDLGVHAFRMSRYAGAWVGLRVVTAVADGVGTLDPEPGRHTPRDPEGVVIDGSPWRHVPQRTIGPHAVPGQEALVAEHRLRAARAYARHNGIDRVSGAAPGARLGVICSGKTYFDLRQACADLGTTPERLGMRVLKLGMVFPLVEETVLEFAESVAELVVIEEKRAFVETQVRAVLHEAGRTVPVRGKRDASGKPLVPVAGELDAGAVAGVLVRLAPDAAPEPARRPPLPLLQLAGRAPGYCSGCPHNRSTVVPEGALAGGGVGCHGILYFEARQEALRRLPPTPMGAEGVPWIGLAPFVAEPHLIQNLGDGTLSHSGTLAIRAAVAARAPVTFKILYNAAVAMTGGQDVTGLLDVPSLTRALEAEGVGKIVVCAEEPGRYGRRARWAPGVEVLHRDALDATQERLRREPGVTVIVYDQRCAAESRRLRKRGLLPEPPRRVVINEAVCEGCGDCSAKSNCLSVLPVETEFGIKRQIHDPSCNRDYTCLDGDCPSFVTLEPVRRGRRRARKDARPVLPSGHLPTPEPARIEGRFGVYFTGIGGTGVITAVRAVARAAEIAGLAVGGMDQTGLSQKAGAVVSHLHLAPDRHALGAAAVSEGGADLYLSGDILQAASAAHLAKVRPGRSLAVVDPALTPTAAMLQRDDAGADVADLRAAIGGRTGADRTVFVDARRIAERVFADHLPANIVLLGAAFQRGGLPVPLTAIEAALGAGRAGEAGLAAFAWGRWAVHDPAAVESALSGAAGGGLTDPSAKALAGARALMEGGDLPAELEGLLLRRTAQTIDYQDAGRGRRYLSLVSRTARQDSPEQGWAFTRAAAESWFKLLTYKDEYEVARLHLKVDYDALAADMGIEGAYKVVFQLHPPILRRLGLDHKLPLGRPYELGFHLLRRMRRLRGTHFDPWAFDRDRRLERALIKEYEALIDDVLAGDLPYADRVAAAASALDIKGYSTIKEAAAAAWRAKVRA, from the coding sequence GAACTCGCCGCCGCCATCGTCTGGGGCAGCCAGATGGGCGCGGCGGTCGCCTACGACGGCGTCGACGGGGTCGCGGGCGTCTGGTACGGCAAGGGGCCCGGCCTGGACCGCAGCGGCGACGCGCTCAAACACGCCAACGCGATGGGCGCGGGCCCGCACGGGGGTGCCGTCCTGTTCTGCGGCGACGACCCCGCAGCGAAGTCCTCCACTCTCGCCTGCGACAGCCAGTACGCCTTCCAGGACGCGTGCGTGCCCGTCCTCGTGCCCGGCGACCAGCAGGACGTGCTCGACCTCGGCGTCCACGCGTTCCGGATGTCCAGGTACGCGGGCGCGTGGGTCGGGCTCCGGGTCGTCACGGCGGTCGCGGACGGCGTCGGGACGCTCGATCCCGAACCCGGGAGGCACACGCCGCGCGACCCCGAGGGCGTCGTCATCGACGGATCGCCGTGGCGGCACGTCCCGCAGCGGACGATCGGGCCGCACGCGGTCCCCGGCCAGGAGGCGCTGGTCGCCGAGCACAGGCTGCGCGCGGCCCGCGCCTACGCCCGGCACAACGGGATCGACCGGGTCAGCGGAGCCGCGCCGGGTGCGCGGCTCGGGGTGATCTGCTCGGGAAAGACCTACTTCGACCTGCGGCAGGCCTGCGCGGACCTCGGCACGACCCCTGAACGACTGGGCATGCGCGTCCTCAAGCTCGGCATGGTCTTCCCGCTGGTCGAGGAGACCGTGCTGGAGTTCGCGGAGTCCGTCGCGGAACTCGTGGTCATCGAGGAGAAGCGGGCGTTCGTGGAGACGCAGGTCCGGGCCGTGCTCCACGAGGCCGGGCGCACCGTGCCGGTGCGGGGCAAGCGGGACGCGTCAGGAAAGCCGCTGGTGCCCGTGGCGGGGGAACTGGACGCGGGCGCCGTCGCGGGCGTCCTCGTGCGGCTGGCGCCCGACGCCGCGCCCGAGCCCGCGCGGCGTCCGCCGCTGCCGCTGCTCCAGCTCGCCGGACGGGCCCCCGGCTACTGCAGCGGGTGCCCGCACAACCGCTCGACCGTCGTGCCGGAAGGGGCGCTGGCCGGGGGCGGCGTCGGCTGCCACGGGATCCTCTACTTCGAGGCGCGGCAGGAGGCTTTGCGACGGCTGCCCCCGACGCCCATGGGCGCGGAGGGCGTCCCGTGGATCGGGCTCGCCCCCTTCGTCGCCGAACCGCATCTCATCCAGAACCTCGGCGACGGCACCCTCAGCCACTCCGGGACGCTCGCCATCCGGGCCGCGGTCGCCGCGCGCGCACCCGTCACGTTCAAGATCCTCTACAACGCCGCGGTGGCGATGACCGGAGGCCAGGACGTCACGGGGCTGCTCGACGTGCCGTCGCTCACCCGCGCGCTGGAGGCCGAGGGCGTCGGGAAGATCGTGGTGTGCGCGGAGGAGCCCGGCAGGTACGGGCGGCGGGCCCGATGGGCGCCGGGGGTCGAGGTCCTGCACCGGGACGCGCTCGACGCGACGCAGGAGCGGCTGCGCCGCGAGCCCGGCGTCACCGTGATCGTGTACGACCAGCGCTGCGCGGCCGAATCGCGCCGGCTGCGCAAGCGCGGGCTGCTGCCCGAGCCGCCGCGCCGGGTCGTCATCAACGAGGCGGTGTGCGAGGGCTGCGGGGATTGCAGCGCGAAGAGCAACTGCCTGTCCGTGCTGCCCGTCGAGACGGAATTCGGGATCAAGCGCCAGATCCACGACCCGTCCTGCAACCGTGACTACACCTGCCTGGACGGCGACTGCCCCTCGTTCGTCACGCTCGAGCCCGTCCGGCGAGGGCGGCGGCGCGCCCGCAAGGACGCCCGCCCGGTCCTGCCCTCCGGGCACCTCCCGACGCCCGAGCCGGCCCGGATCGAGGGACGGTTCGGCGTCTACTTCACCGGAATCGGCGGGACCGGCGTGATCACCGCGGTCCGGGCCGTCGCGCGCGCGGCCGAGATCGCGGGGCTCGCCGTCGGCGGGATGGACCAGACCGGGCTCTCCCAGAAGGCAGGGGCCGTCGTGTCGCACCTGCACCTCGCCCCGGACCGGCACGCGCTCGGCGCGGCGGCCGTCAGCGAGGGCGGGGCCGACCTCTACCTGTCGGGCGACATCCTCCAGGCGGCGTCGGCCGCGCACCTCGCGAAGGTGCGGCCCGGCCGGAGCCTCGCCGTCGTCGACCCGGCCCTGACGCCCACCGCGGCGATGCTCCAGCGGGACGACGCGGGCGCCGACGTCGCTGACCTGCGTGCCGCGATCGGCGGGCGGACCGGGGCGGATCGGACGGTCTTCGTCGACGCGCGGCGGATCGCGGAACGGGTCTTCGCCGACCACCTTCCGGCGAACATCGTGCTGCTCGGCGCGGCCTTCCAGCGCGGTGGGCTGCCGGTGCCGCTCACCGCGATCGAGGCGGCGCTGGGCGCCGGCCGTGCGGGGGAGGCCGGCCTCGCCGCGTTCGCGTGGGGGCGCTGGGCCGTGCACGATCCGGCCGCCGTGGAGAGCGCGCTCTCGGGTGCGGCGGGCGGCGGTCTGACCGATCCCTCCGCGAAGGCGCTCGCCGGGGCACGCGCCCTGATGGAGGGCGGTGATCTGCCCGCCGAACTGGAAGGCCTCCTGTTGCGCAGGACCGCCCAGACCATCGACTACCAGGACGCCGGGAGGGGGCGCCGCTACCTGTCGCTCGTCTCCCGCACCGCCCGGCAGGACAGCCCCGAGCAAGGCTGGGCGTTCACCCGCGCGGCCGCGGAGTCCTGGTTCAAGCTGCTCACCTACAAGGACGAGTACGAGGTGGCCCGCCTGCACCTCAAGGTCGACTACGACGCGCTGGCCGCGGACATGGGCATCGAAGGCGCCTACAAGGTCGTCTTCCAGCTGCATCCGCCGATCCTCCGCCGCCTCGGCCTCGACCACAAGCTCCCCCTCGGCCGCCCCTACGAACTGGGCTTCCACCTGCTCCGCCGCATGCGCCGCCTGCGCGGCACCCACTTCGACCCCTGGGCCTTCGACCGGGACCGCCGCCTCGAACGCGCGCTGATCAAGGAGTACGAGGCGCTCATCGACGACGTCCTCGCGGGCGACCTCCCGTATGCCGATCGGGTCGCGGCGGCCGCGTCGGCCTTGGACATCAAGGGCTACAGCACCATCAAGGAGGCGGCCGCGGCGGCCTGGCGCGCGAAGGTCCGCGCGTGA